One Panicum virgatum strain AP13 chromosome 9K, P.virgatum_v5, whole genome shotgun sequence genomic region harbors:
- the LOC120650480 gene encoding pentatricopeptide repeat-containing protein At1g10270-like, giving the protein MALYRRLLLLRRLSHLHPSPFPAPATGSSPPPTLAGLLAPTGRRHFAFSSAEEAAAERRRRKRRLRIEPPMNSLRRGPPPPRDPNAPRQAETTSALVGPRLSLHNRVQSLIRSGDLDGASVAARAAVTSRVRPTVFTCNAVAAAMVRAGRHDDAVALYDFFFRRSNIVPNIVSYNTLILAHVEAARVDDAMQAYRDLRASASFSPSAVSYRHLTKGLVSAGRIGDARDLLREMLGKGGAADSLVYNNLIAGYIDLDDWGRAFELFNELTERCAVYDGVVHTTFMEGYWKQGKDKEAMDNYQSLLARGFQMTPATCNVLLETLFKHGKHKEANDLWETMIDNHTPPSFIGMNAESYNVMVNQCFNEGKFQQAIEVFHRQPRKNVQMDVGCFNNIIGKLCENGMLAEAEKLFEEMETKSVLPDVYTYTYLVDLCFKEGRVEDTMQYFYKMADGREHGPKFNIGFFNLMFQGLTDADRIDDALKVYGRMPGKEIKPNTATFEILVKALCKEGDLDRARDLVMDMARGGVVPPQEFRESVVDIFKKFDRQEEIEKAFEEKPLPTPQPRTEYQPRTENRTRNAIGVPQGKQPGFSSAPPVQPGFDYSQPQRPAFKDTQNQQPEFDSSHQRHSGFGAPQAPHPAYGAPRHVQSAVGSTQPPRPQFGASQGVPGYSNHQSQVGYGSQLPQSGYGFAPHQEQVGFGNQVPPAYVASQRHPSYGTHWSQSYGSPQGQLGYGGPQGLPHASHLPQHQADFGMPQVQNNNGFPRAQQQSYFVARHEQTAVSTIEGESKFGGSYGQQSNSNSEGPPRFGAQMDPNVGSYRYNPGYKTSYGPRGFDAPHGESETAASKDHTEATPSVERNQVAC; this is encoded by the coding sequence ATGGCGCTCTACCGCCGTCTcctgctgctccgccgcctGTCCCACCTCCACCCCTCGCCCTTCCCCGCCCCCGCGACCGGCTCCTCACCGCCGCCCACCCTTGCGGGGCTCCTCGCCCCCACGGGCCGCCGCCACTTCGCCTTCTCCTCCGCTGAAGAGGCCGCCGCGGAGCGCCGCCGACGGAAGCGCCGCCTCCGCATCGAGCCGCCGATGAACTCCCTCCGTCGGGGCCCGCCTCCCCCGCGGGACCCCAACGCGCCGCGCCAAGCCGAAACCACCTCCGCGCTCGTCGGCCCGCGCCTCAGCCTCCACAACCGCGTCCAGTCCCTCATCCGCTCGGGGGATCTCGAcggcgcctccgtcgccgcccgcgccgccgtcaccTCCCGCGTCCGCCCCACCGTCTTCACCTGcaacgccgtcgccgcggccatggtccgcgccggccgccacgaCGACGCCGTCGCCCTCTACGACTTCTTCTTCCGTCGCTCCAACATCGTCCCCAACATCGTCTCCTACAACACCCTCATCCTCGCCCACGTCGAGGCCGCCCGCGTCGACGACGCGATGCAGGCGTACCGCGACTTGCGCGCCTCCGCGTCCTTTTCCCCCTCCGCCGTCTCCTACCGCCACCTCACCAAGGGCCTTGTCTCTGCCGGCCGCATTGGCGACGCCAGGGACCTCCTCCGCGAGATGCTCGGCAAGGGCGGCGCTGCTGACTCGCTCGTCTACAACAACCTCATCGCTGGCTACATCGACCTCGACGACTGGGGCAGGGCCTTCGAGCTCTTCAACGAGCTCACGGAGAGGTGCGCTGTCTACGACGGCGTCGTCCACACCACCTTCATGGAGGGTTACTGGAAGCAGGGCAAGGACAAGGAGGCCATGGACAACTACCAGTCCCTCCTCGCACGGGGCTTCCAGATGACGCCGGCCACCTGCAACGTCCTGCTCGAGACACTCTTCAAGCATGGCAAGCACAAGGAGGCCAACGACCTGTGGGAGACCATGATCGACAACCACACACCACCAAGCTTCATCGGCATGAACGCCGAGTCCTACAATGTCATGGTCAACCAGTGCTTCAATGAGGGCAAGTTCCAGCAGGCAATCGAGGTATTTCACCGCCAGCCCAGGAAGAATGTCCAGATGGACGTTGGTTGCTTCAACAACATCATTGGTAAGCTCTGTGAGAACGGGATGCTTGCTGAGGCAGAGAAGCTCTTTGAAGAGATGGAGACCAAGTCGGTCCTTCCAGATGTGTACACCTACACTTACCTTGTTGACTTGTGCTTCAAGGAAGGCCGTGTGGAAGATACAATGCAGTATTTCTACAAAATGGCAGATGGGAGGGAGCACGGGCCAAAGTTCAATATTGGTTTCTTCAACCTTATGTTTCAAGGGCTTACGGATGCTGATCGGATTGATGATGCCTTGAAGGTGTATGGGAGGATGCCTGGCAAGGAGATCAAACCAAATACAGCAACCTTTGAAATCCTTGTCAAAGCCTTATGCAAGGAAGGGGACTTGGATCGAGCGCGGGACCTAGTGATGGACATGGCAAGGGGTGGTGTTGTGCCTCCTCAAGAGTTCCGTGAGTCTGTTGTTGACATTTTCAAGAAGTTCGATCGCCAGGAAGAAATCGAGAAAGCTTTTGAAGAAAAGCCTTTGCCAACACCTCAACCAAGGACAGAGTATCAGCCGAGAACAGAGAATCGCACTCGCAATGCAATTGGTGTTCCTCAAGGGAAACAACCTGGCTTTAGCTCAGCTCCACCAGTGCAGCCTGGATTTGATTACTCTCAACCCCAACGGCCAGCATTTAAAGACACTCAAAATCAGCAGCCTGAGTTTGACTCATCGCACCAACGTCATTCTGGTTTTGGTGCTCCTCAAGCACCGCACCCAGCATATGGTGCACCTCGGCATGTACAGTCTGCAGTTGGTTCCACTCAGCCTCCACGGCCACAGTTTGGTGCTTCTCAGGGTGTACCAGGGTATAGCAACCATCAATCACAAGTGGGGTATGGTTCCCAGCTGCCTCAGTCAGGATATGGCTTTGCACCTCACCAAGAACAAGTAGGATTTGGAAATCAAGTACCACCTGCATATGTGGCTTCCCAAAGGCATCCTTCATATGGTACGCACTGGAGCCAGAGTTATGGATCACCCCAAGGCCAGCTGGGCTATGGCGGCCCTCAAGGGCTGCCACATGCTTCTCATTTGCCACAACACCAGGCAGATTTTGGTATGCCACAGGTCCAAAATAACAATGGGTTTCCTCGTGCGCAGCAACAGTCATATTTTGTAGCTCGTCATGAGCAGACTGCTGTAAGCACAATTGAAGGTGAATCAAAGTTTGGTGGTTCATATGGGCAACAAAGCAACAGCAATTCTGAAGGCCCACCACGTTTTGGTGctcaaatggacccaaacgtaGGCTCCTATAGATACAATCCTGGTTACAAGACGTCTTATGGTCCGCGTGGATTTGATGCTCCCCATGGTGAAAGTGAAACTGCTGCATCCAAGGATCATACAGAGGCTACCCCTTCTGTAGAACGGAACCAAGTCGCATGCTGA
- the LOC120647769 gene encoding GDSL esterase/lipase At5g37690-like gives MASPPCGSTTICGGGLLLLLLLAFVAETVQGGASAAPALYVLGDSLADVGNNNRLATPFRADFPHNGVDYPGHLATGRFSNGHNLADFVAASLGLPSPPAYRSIGNATTGNSSIFLKGVNRGGDGGGDGPAPMVPKFILEI, from the exons ATGGCCTCTCCTCCTTGCGGGAGCACCAcgatctgcggcggcggccttctcctcctcctcctcttagcTTTCGTGGCCGAGACGGTCCAGGGCGGCGCGTCAGCGGCTCCGGCGCTGTACGTGCTCGGCGACTCGCTGGCGGACGTCGGCAACAACAACCGCCTGGCGACGCCGTTCAGGGCGGACTTCCCGCACAACGGCGTCGACTACCCGGGGCACCTGGCCACCGGCAGGTTCAGCAACGGCCACAACCTGGCAGACTTCGTAG CTGCCAGTCTCGGTCTCCCCTCCCCTCCAGCATACCGCTCCATCGGCAACGCCACCACAGGAAACTCCTCCATATTTCTGAAGGGTGTAAACAGGGGCGGAGACGGGGGCGGAGACGGGCCTGCCCCCATGGTCCCCAAATTTAtattagaaatttaa